In Streptomyces capitiformicae, one genomic interval encodes:
- a CDS encoding gamma-glutamyl-gamma-aminobutyrate hydrolase family protein → MSHREPTGHTSVRPLIAIPARFSATTSALRYAAEVNARALIDAVWRAGGEPATVHPADPEGADVAARLARFDGVLLPGGGDLAPHRYGAAGVHETVYDVDDLQDAFDLEVARRALDSGLPLLAICRGLQVVNVALGGTLEQDMGGPEREHRHVVHPVAIQRGTLLERATAGAKAEASCYHHQRVADLGTGLTITARAADGTAEGLELPGARGWFTAVQWHPEDTAHEDPAQQGLFDAFVAAAREHGG, encoded by the coding sequence GTGAGCCACCGCGAACCCACTGGTCACACCTCTGTACGGCCGCTGATCGCCATCCCCGCCCGCTTCTCCGCGACGACCTCCGCGCTGCGGTACGCCGCCGAGGTCAACGCCCGTGCGCTGATCGACGCCGTCTGGCGAGCCGGGGGTGAGCCGGCGACCGTCCATCCGGCCGACCCCGAGGGCGCCGACGTGGCTGCCCGTCTCGCCCGCTTCGACGGCGTCCTGCTCCCCGGCGGCGGCGACCTCGCCCCGCACCGCTACGGCGCTGCCGGGGTGCACGAGACCGTCTACGACGTCGACGACCTTCAGGACGCCTTCGACCTGGAAGTCGCCCGCCGCGCACTGGATTCGGGCCTGCCACTGCTGGCGATCTGTCGGGGCCTCCAGGTCGTCAACGTCGCCCTCGGCGGCACCCTGGAACAGGACATGGGCGGTCCGGAGCGGGAGCACCGGCACGTCGTCCACCCGGTGGCGATCCAGCGCGGCACCCTGCTGGAGCGGGCCACCGCCGGGGCGAAGGCCGAGGCGTCCTGTTATCACCACCAGCGGGTGGCCGATCTCGGTACCGGCCTCACGATCACCGCCCGGGCCGCCGACGGCACCGCCGAGGGGCTCGAACTTCCGGGCGCCCGGGGCTGGTTCACCGCCGTCCAGTGGCACCCCGAGGACACCGCTCACGAGGACCCGGCCCAGCAGGGGCTGTTCGACGCGTTCGTGGCGGCGGCCCGGGAACACGGCGGCTGA
- a CDS encoding helix-turn-helix domain-containing protein, with protein sequence MPVRADDLPETAAPAEPDTAAPADPSPPPGQVIIGRFDARPPYAVNRPRGADSWLFTWTTGGGGLLRQGAAEAGSSPGDLVVLGSGVPQHYGVGPGAGHWAFWWVHCQPRASWTTWLRPYETGDRLYVVTRAPYGIRKRVSAAFRRMLADARWTGDGTPPPPEADPGDGEIAVAHGVAARELALCSLEEVVLLAAARAEPRRSGVDARVRRAQDLITADPGAPHTVHSLAERVSLSPSRFAHLFTEQLGHSPMRALRHARLLHAARLLEATELPVERVAAASGFGSPYHFSRAFRERYGVPPGAYRSGVRGDG encoded by the coding sequence ATGCCTGTGCGTGCTGATGACTTGCCCGAAACTGCTGCACCCGCCGAGCCTGACACTGCCGCACCCGCCGATCCGTCCCCTCCGCCGGGCCAGGTGATCATCGGCCGCTTCGACGCGCGGCCGCCGTACGCCGTCAACCGGCCGCGCGGCGCGGACAGCTGGCTCTTCACCTGGACCACGGGCGGCGGCGGACTGCTGCGACAGGGCGCGGCCGAGGCGGGATCGTCCCCCGGTGACCTCGTGGTCCTCGGGTCGGGCGTGCCGCAGCACTACGGCGTCGGCCCCGGCGCCGGGCACTGGGCGTTCTGGTGGGTGCACTGCCAGCCGAGGGCGTCCTGGACGACATGGCTGCGCCCGTACGAGACCGGCGACCGGCTGTACGTCGTCACCCGGGCCCCCTATGGCATCCGTAAGCGCGTCAGCGCGGCCTTCCGCCGGATGCTCGCCGACGCCCGCTGGACCGGCGACGGCACACCACCGCCGCCCGAGGCCGATCCCGGGGACGGTGAGATCGCCGTGGCGCACGGGGTGGCGGCCCGCGAGCTCGCCCTGTGCTCACTGGAGGAGGTCGTGCTGCTCGCCGCCGCCCGGGCCGAGCCCCGCCGGTCGGGGGTCGACGCCAGGGTCCGGCGGGCCCAGGACCTGATCACCGCGGACCCCGGCGCCCCGCACACCGTCCACTCCCTCGCCGAACGGGTCTCGCTCTCCCCGTCCCGTTTCGCCCACCTCTTCACCGAACAGCTCGGCCACTCCCCGATGCGCGCCCTCCGCCACGCCCGCCTGCTGCACGCTGCCCGGCTCCTGGAGGCGACCGAACTGCCCGTGGAACGGGTCGCCGCCGCTTCCGGGTTCGGCAGCCCGTACCACTTCAGCAGGGCGTTCCGGGAGCGCTACGGGGTGCCGCCGGGCGCGTACCGAAGCGGAGTACGCGGCGACGGCTGA
- a CDS encoding flavoprotein: protein MTTKPFLYVVVCAAGIAVEVNKLITAAQECDWEVGVIATPVAMGGFFDTAAVEAQTGRPIRSAWRRPGDPRPFPPPDAVVVAPATFNTVNKWAAGISDTLALGTLCEAYGLGVPIAVLPCVADALAVHPAYRASLERLRGMGVRFGDPYSGEPQEDGGRREFHWERALELLGTRVQPNG, encoded by the coding sequence GTGACCACGAAACCCTTTCTCTACGTCGTCGTCTGCGCCGCCGGCATCGCCGTCGAGGTGAACAAGCTGATCACGGCGGCTCAGGAGTGCGACTGGGAGGTCGGGGTCATCGCGACGCCCGTCGCCATGGGCGGCTTCTTCGACACGGCGGCCGTCGAGGCGCAGACCGGCCGCCCCATCCGTTCCGCCTGGCGGCGGCCGGGCGACCCGCGCCCCTTCCCGCCGCCGGACGCCGTCGTGGTCGCGCCCGCCACCTTCAACACCGTCAACAAGTGGGCCGCGGGCATATCCGACACCCTCGCCCTGGGCACTCTCTGCGAGGCGTACGGCCTCGGCGTCCCCATAGCCGTACTGCCCTGTGTCGCCGACGCCCTGGCCGTACACCCGGCCTACCGCGCGAGCCTTGAGCGGCTGCGCGGCATGGGCGTCAGGTTCGGGGACCCGTACTCCGGCGAGCCCCAAGAGGACGGCGGGCGCCGGGAGTTCCACTGGGAACGAGCCCTGGAACTGCTGGGGACCCGCGTTCAACCGAACGGTTGA
- a CDS encoding phytanoyl-CoA dioxygenase family protein has product MTASGKVEFEENGYLVVRGLFTTAEVEELCDRFAALRAGGPIPGHFQPRTSDPDAADPLHVYPRVMHPHRIDDLSLRVLLDARLRDILEELLGEEVLAAQSMFYFKPPGARGQALHQDNFYLRVEPGTCVAAWIACDVIDRDNGGLEVVPGTHRMDLFCPEQADEELSFVREYVPPPPGLTAVPVDMAPGDVLFFNGSLVHGSQPNRTTDRFRRSFIGHYVGRSTERIGRYYDTLTMSGEPVPLPESEGAGPCGTEFEPAGAH; this is encoded by the coding sequence ATGACAGCCTCAGGCAAGGTCGAGTTCGAGGAGAACGGCTATCTGGTGGTGCGGGGGCTGTTCACCACCGCCGAGGTCGAGGAGCTCTGCGACCGCTTCGCCGCCCTCCGGGCGGGCGGCCCGATACCGGGGCACTTCCAGCCCCGTACCTCCGACCCCGATGCCGCCGACCCGCTGCATGTCTACCCTCGCGTGATGCACCCCCACCGGATCGACGACCTGTCGCTGCGCGTGCTTCTCGACGCGCGGCTGCGGGACATCCTCGAAGAGCTGCTCGGGGAGGAGGTCCTGGCCGCGCAGAGCATGTTCTACTTCAAGCCGCCGGGGGCCCGGGGGCAGGCACTGCACCAGGACAACTTCTATCTGCGGGTGGAACCGGGCACGTGTGTCGCGGCGTGGATCGCCTGCGATGTGATCGACCGGGACAACGGCGGTCTGGAGGTCGTGCCGGGGACGCATCGCATGGACCTGTTCTGCCCGGAGCAGGCGGACGAGGAACTGTCCTTCGTGCGCGAGTACGTACCGCCACCGCCCGGTCTGACCGCCGTCCCCGTCGACATGGCGCCGGGCGACGTCCTCTTCTTCAACGGCAGCCTGGTGCACGGCTCCCAGCCCAACCGCACCACCGACCGCTTCCGCCGCTCCTTCATCGGCCACTATGTGGGCCGCTCCACCGAGCGCATCGGGCGCTACTACGACACGCTGACGATGAGCGGCGAACCCGTCCCCCTGCCGGAGAGCGAGGGCGCGGGCCCGTGCGGCACCGAGTTCGAGCCGGCGGGCGCTCACTGA
- a CDS encoding aldehyde dehydrogenase — protein MPAATHDEWLRRAEALVIPGAHHIDGAGEPGGGGTFAVVSPRDGRAVAEVADAGPAEIDAAVAAARRAFDAGPWPRLAPAERGRILLRLAELLEEQRESLALAVSLEMGKPITDAYGIELRAAINTFRWYGQLADKLTDESPHTARDALALVTREPAGVVGAVVPWNFPLTLASWKVAPALAAGCTVVLKPSENSPLSALLLGRLATQAGLPPGVLNVVNGKGPVAGRALGLHPDLDVLAFTGSTAVGRHFLRYSADSNLKRVWLELGGKSPNIVLPDAPDLDKAAATAAWGIFFNQGEMCTAPSRLLVHSSIAEQVTEAVVRRARELRVGDPLVPATEMGALVGEDHLTRVREHIGTGLAEGARLLTGGSRTLTDTGGSFLEPTVFDHVDPGMRLAREEIFGPVLSVLAFDDLDEAVRLANDTEYGLAAGLWTADLSTAHQVARALKAGTVWVNCYEEGDLTVPFGGMKQSGNGRDKSAHALEKYTELKTTWIQL, from the coding sequence ATGCCCGCCGCCACCCACGACGAGTGGCTCCGCCGCGCCGAGGCGCTCGTGATACCCGGCGCGCACCACATCGACGGCGCCGGTGAACCGGGTGGCGGCGGAACCTTCGCCGTCGTCTCACCACGCGACGGCCGGGCCGTCGCCGAGGTCGCCGACGCAGGGCCCGCCGAGATCGACGCGGCCGTGGCCGCCGCCCGCCGGGCCTTCGACGCCGGACCCTGGCCGCGCCTGGCACCCGCCGAGCGCGGCCGGATCCTGCTGCGCCTCGCCGAACTGCTCGAAGAACAGCGGGAGTCACTGGCCCTGGCCGTGAGCCTGGAGATGGGCAAACCCATCACGGACGCGTACGGCATCGAACTGCGCGCCGCTATCAACACCTTCCGCTGGTACGGCCAGCTCGCCGACAAACTCACCGACGAGTCCCCGCACACCGCGCGGGACGCCCTCGCCCTCGTCACCCGGGAACCGGCCGGTGTGGTCGGCGCCGTCGTGCCCTGGAACTTCCCCCTCACCTTGGCGAGTTGGAAGGTCGCGCCCGCGCTGGCCGCCGGCTGCACGGTGGTCCTGAAACCATCCGAGAACTCACCTCTGTCGGCCCTCCTCCTCGGCCGCCTCGCGACGCAGGCCGGGCTGCCGCCGGGCGTGCTCAACGTCGTGAACGGCAAGGGGCCGGTGGCGGGCCGGGCCCTCGGGCTCCACCCCGACCTGGACGTCCTGGCCTTCACCGGCTCCACCGCCGTGGGCCGCCACTTCCTCCGCTACTCGGCCGACTCCAACCTCAAGCGCGTCTGGCTGGAGCTGGGCGGCAAGTCACCCAACATCGTCCTCCCGGACGCCCCGGACCTGGACAAGGCCGCCGCCACCGCCGCCTGGGGCATCTTCTTCAACCAGGGCGAGATGTGCACGGCCCCCTCCCGGCTCCTGGTCCACTCCTCCATCGCCGAACAGGTCACCGAGGCCGTCGTACGCCGGGCCCGCGAACTGCGCGTCGGCGACCCGCTCGTCCCGGCCACCGAAATGGGCGCCCTGGTCGGCGAGGACCACCTCACGCGCGTACGGGAGCACATCGGCACAGGCCTGGCGGAGGGCGCGAGGCTGCTCACGGGCGGCTCACGCACCCTCACCGACACCGGCGGCAGCTTCCTGGAGCCGACCGTCTTCGACCACGTGGACCCCGGCATGCGGCTGGCCCGCGAGGAGATCTTCGGACCGGTTCTCTCCGTCCTCGCCTTCGACGACCTCGACGAGGCGGTACGACTGGCCAACGACACCGAGTACGGCCTCGCCGCGGGCCTGTGGACCGCCGACCTGTCCACCGCCCACCAGGTCGCCCGAGCGCTGAAGGCCGGAACCGTCTGGGTCAACTGCTACGAGGAAGGCGACCTCACCGTCCCCTTCGGCGGCATGAAGCAGTCGGGCAACGGACGGGACAAGTCCGCCCACGCCCTGGAGAAGTACACCGAGCTCAAGACCACCTGGATCCAGCTGTGA
- a CDS encoding response regulator transcription factor: MLDHHQIAAATRIGMSLLVADEAIDVPGLDPAEVVRQAVLVHEAPVPLPYGLSPRELEVLTRAATGQTNQAIAQALFLSPRTVHTHVEHLLRKTGAASRAEATALAVRGGLLRPTAADVERFVERTVERTQETTRRLSPVQ; the protein is encoded by the coding sequence GTGCTCGACCACCACCAGATCGCGGCGGCCACCCGCATCGGCATGAGCCTGCTCGTCGCCGACGAGGCCATAGACGTCCCGGGGCTGGACCCGGCCGAAGTCGTACGCCAGGCGGTCCTCGTGCACGAGGCGCCCGTCCCGCTGCCGTACGGCCTCAGCCCGCGTGAGCTGGAGGTGCTCACCAGGGCGGCCACCGGCCAGACCAACCAGGCCATCGCGCAGGCGCTGTTCCTCTCCCCGCGTACCGTGCACACACACGTCGAACACCTGCTGCGCAAGACCGGCGCGGCCTCACGTGCCGAGGCCACGGCCCTCGCCGTACGGGGCGGGCTGCTCCGGCCGACCGCCGCGGACGTAGAACGCTTCGTCGAGAGAACAGTCGAGAGGACACAAGAGACCACCCGGAGGCTGAGCCCGGTTCAGTAG
- a CDS encoding 3,4-dihydroxyphenylacetate 2,3-dioxygenase, translating into MGEIVGAGLLAHVPTIVLPEADRLELNEGKEITLVTGLQELRRDVFERDDYDTVVVLDSHWATTVEFVVTAQARRAGLFTSEELPRGMCRMPYDFPGDPELARNIEKFADRHGTWITAIEDEYLPIYYATINLWKFLGEGLPDKRWVTIGVCQTGDMEDHLRLGRALADGIAATPGRRVLLIASGALSHTFWPLRELRDHEASDPVHIFTPEAREADYERIGWFKEGRHDKVLDTMDEFWKFKPEAKFFHYLMMAGALGEQACVARARQYGEYENSIGTGQVHLWFDRPDDGWTGTGLPQSPRTPHSRI; encoded by the coding sequence ATGGGTGAGATCGTCGGGGCGGGTCTGCTCGCCCACGTCCCCACCATCGTGCTGCCCGAGGCCGACCGCCTGGAGCTCAACGAGGGCAAGGAGATCACCCTCGTCACCGGCCTTCAGGAACTCCGCCGGGACGTCTTCGAGCGGGACGACTACGACACCGTCGTCGTCCTGGACTCCCACTGGGCCACCACCGTCGAGTTCGTCGTCACCGCGCAAGCGCGCCGGGCCGGCTTGTTCACCTCCGAGGAACTGCCGCGCGGCATGTGCCGGATGCCGTACGACTTTCCTGGCGACCCCGAACTCGCCCGGAACATTGAGAAGTTCGCCGACCGGCACGGCACCTGGATCACCGCGATCGAGGACGAGTACCTGCCGATCTACTACGCCACCATCAACCTCTGGAAGTTCCTCGGCGAGGGGCTGCCGGACAAGCGGTGGGTGACCATCGGGGTCTGCCAGACCGGGGACATGGAGGACCATCTCCGGCTCGGGCGGGCGCTCGCCGACGGTATCGCCGCCACCCCGGGGCGGCGCGTGCTGCTGATCGCCTCCGGCGCGCTCTCCCACACCTTCTGGCCGTTGCGCGAGCTGCGTGACCACGAGGCGAGCGACCCGGTGCACATCTTCACGCCGGAAGCCCGCGAGGCGGACTACGAGCGGATCGGCTGGTTCAAGGAGGGCCGGCACGACAAGGTCCTCGACACCATGGACGAGTTCTGGAAGTTCAAGCCCGAGGCGAAGTTCTTCCACTACCTGATGATGGCCGGTGCCCTCGGCGAGCAGGCGTGCGTGGCCAGGGCCCGGCAGTACGGCGAGTACGAGAACTCGATCGGCACCGGCCAGGTCCACCTCTGGTTCGACCGCCCGGACGACGGCTGGACCGGCACCGGCCTCCCGCAGTCCCCACGCACCCCGCACAGCCGCATCTAG
- a CDS encoding MarR family winged helix-turn-helix transcriptional regulator, with protein sequence MPGQRSITEAEKLAAAKLGGFPIRREQMAAVANIYRAASAVRQHLENSVLRGSDLTWTAFVVLWVVWVWGESETRHVAEEAGISKGTLTGVARTLESRGLLRRSDHPTDGRLVLLALTDQGEELMRRVFPEFNEEEAFVTAGLSDAECRSLAEGLRTVVLQVEEHGEERRRTLLNGAEPAPRRSGRRPKA encoded by the coding sequence GTGCCCGGCCAACGATCCATCACCGAAGCCGAGAAGCTCGCCGCGGCGAAGCTCGGGGGCTTTCCGATCCGCCGGGAGCAGATGGCCGCGGTGGCGAACATCTACCGGGCCGCCTCGGCGGTACGGCAGCACCTGGAGAACTCCGTGCTGCGCGGCTCCGACCTCACCTGGACCGCCTTCGTGGTGCTGTGGGTCGTCTGGGTGTGGGGCGAGTCCGAGACCCGGCACGTGGCGGAGGAGGCCGGTATCTCCAAGGGCACGCTCACGGGCGTGGCGCGAACCCTGGAGTCGCGTGGCCTGCTGCGGCGGTCCGACCACCCCACCGACGGCCGGCTGGTCCTGCTGGCGCTCACCGACCAGGGCGAGGAGCTGATGCGGCGGGTGTTCCCGGAGTTCAACGAGGAGGAGGCGTTCGTCACCGCGGGGCTGAGCGACGCCGAGTGCCGGAGCCTCGCGGAGGGGCTCCGCACGGTCGTGCTCCAGGTCGAGGAGCACGGCGAGGAGCGCCGCCGGACCCTGCTGAACGGCGCCGAGCCCGCACCGCGCCGCAGCGGTCGCCGCCCGAAGGCCTGA
- a CDS encoding SpoIIE family protein phosphatase translates to MRSRKVTHGDAPAYALDGAATARAVMDGDGTVVEWNEGATRLLGWPAGEVVGHPAKELLAPGASFMPPPSGSLSWSGTLALRHRDGRTVSAWLLAHHRGPKDGDGSGGWLILCPLDDPGPLVRDDPLAAAVMVQSPCAMAVFDDRLRLRGINAVMEDAVGMPEENLRGLHMSEIVGGRQGAKLEQHLREVLTLGRRKDVQTFLRAADENRAHAWSAAIAPLTDDAGVPIGVCVTGHDITEQYLARQRLQLVNEASIRIGTTLDVGRTAQELADVCVPALADFVSVDLMEALDHGDEPHEGPLSAPFTLRRAAHQSINPGCPEAVVELGRTDVYPVGSPQAASLTVGHTIVATDPANTLADWLAWDPLRSARAKELGVHTTMSVPIRARGTTLGVAVLTRFKRVDPFTSDDELLAEEVTARAAVCIDNARCYSRERETALALQRSLLPQTLPHMPALEAASRYLPAAQAGVGGDWFDVIPLSGMRVAMVVGDVVGHGVQASATMGRLRTAVRTLADVDLAPDELLTHLDDLVVRLSAEAGSEGVTGEVGATCLYAVYDPVTRRCTFARAGHPPPVVLDPDRRPMKVYVPSGQPLGLGGLPFESAELELAEGTVIALYTDGLIETRDRDIDAGQELLARALSGRKGSLDDICQEVVHCLLPANGAPDDVALLLARTRGLEAAQVATWAIPADPAFVARTRQYVLTQMALWGISEAAFTAELVVSELVTNAIRHAAPPIQLRLIHDGTTLICEVSDGSGTAPHLRRAKTLDEGGRGLLLVAQLTQRWGSRHTEDGKTIWAELTLSEE, encoded by the coding sequence ATGAGGAGCCGCAAGGTAACGCACGGTGATGCACCTGCGTATGCCCTGGACGGTGCCGCCACGGCGCGGGCGGTCATGGACGGCGACGGCACGGTCGTCGAGTGGAACGAGGGGGCGACACGGCTGCTGGGCTGGCCCGCCGGGGAGGTCGTCGGGCATCCGGCCAAGGAGTTGCTGGCCCCGGGGGCCTCTTTCATGCCGCCGCCATCGGGCAGCCTCAGCTGGAGCGGGACGCTCGCGCTGCGTCACCGCGACGGCCGTACGGTGTCGGCGTGGCTGCTCGCCCATCACCGGGGGCCGAAGGACGGCGACGGCAGCGGCGGCTGGCTCATTCTTTGCCCGCTCGACGATCCCGGGCCCCTGGTACGGGACGATCCGCTGGCGGCGGCTGTCATGGTCCAGTCGCCGTGCGCCATGGCGGTCTTCGACGACCGGCTCCGGCTGCGCGGGATCAACGCCGTGATGGAGGACGCCGTCGGCATGCCGGAGGAGAACCTCCGAGGGCTGCACATGTCCGAGATCGTGGGCGGACGGCAGGGCGCGAAGCTGGAGCAGCATCTGCGCGAGGTGCTCACCCTGGGCCGGCGCAAGGACGTGCAGACCTTTCTGCGGGCCGCCGACGAGAACAGGGCCCACGCCTGGTCCGCGGCGATCGCCCCGCTCACCGACGACGCCGGAGTGCCGATCGGGGTCTGTGTCACCGGGCACGACATCACCGAGCAGTACCTGGCCCGCCAGCGGCTGCAGTTGGTGAACGAGGCGAGCATCCGCATCGGCACCACCCTCGACGTCGGACGCACCGCCCAGGAACTGGCCGACGTCTGCGTGCCCGCCCTCGCCGACTTCGTCAGCGTCGACCTCATGGAGGCCCTCGACCACGGCGACGAACCGCACGAGGGCCCGCTCTCGGCACCGTTCACCCTGCGCCGTGCCGCCCACCAGTCGATCAACCCGGGGTGCCCCGAGGCCGTGGTCGAGCTGGGCCGGACCGATGTCTACCCGGTCGGCTCACCGCAGGCGGCCTCCCTGACGGTCGGGCACACGATCGTGGCGACGGACCCGGCCAACACGCTCGCGGACTGGCTCGCCTGGGACCCGCTGCGCAGCGCGCGGGCCAAGGAACTGGGCGTCCACACGACCATGTCGGTGCCGATCCGGGCCCGGGGCACGACGCTCGGGGTGGCCGTCCTGACCCGTTTCAAACGGGTCGACCCGTTCACCTCGGACGACGAGCTGCTGGCCGAGGAGGTCACGGCCCGTGCCGCCGTCTGTATCGACAACGCCCGCTGCTACTCGCGCGAACGCGAGACCGCCCTCGCCCTCCAGCGCAGCCTCCTCCCGCAGACCCTCCCCCACATGCCCGCCCTGGAGGCGGCCTCGCGTTACCTCCCGGCGGCGCAGGCCGGGGTGGGCGGCGACTGGTTCGACGTGATCCCGCTCTCCGGGATGCGGGTCGCCATGGTCGTCGGCGATGTCGTCGGGCACGGCGTCCAGGCCTCCGCGACCATGGGGCGCCTGCGCACCGCCGTCCGCACCCTCGCCGACGTCGACCTGGCCCCGGACGAGCTCCTGACCCACCTCGACGACCTCGTCGTACGGCTCTCGGCGGAGGCCGGCAGCGAGGGCGTGACCGGTGAGGTGGGCGCCACCTGCCTGTACGCCGTGTACGACCCGGTGACCCGCCGCTGCACCTTCGCCCGCGCCGGGCATCCGCCGCCGGTCGTGCTGGACCCGGACCGCCGGCCGATGAAGGTGTATGTGCCCTCGGGACAGCCCCTGGGCCTGGGCGGGCTGCCCTTCGAATCCGCCGAGCTCGAACTGGCCGAGGGCACCGTCATCGCCCTGTACACCGACGGGCTGATCGAGACCCGGGACCGGGACATCGACGCCGGTCAGGAGCTGCTGGCCAGGGCCCTGTCCGGCCGCAAGGGCTCACTGGACGACATCTGCCAGGAGGTCGTCCACTGCCTGCTGCCCGCGAACGGCGCCCCCGACGACGTGGCGCTGCTCCTCGCCCGTACCCGTGGGCTCGAGGCCGCGCAGGTGGCGACCTGGGCGATACCGGCCGACCCGGCGTTCGTCGCCCGCACCCGCCAGTATGTGCTCACGCAGATGGCGCTGTGGGGCATCAGCGAGGCCGCGTTCACGGCGGAGCTGGTGGTCAGCGAGCTGGTCACCAACGCGATCCGGCACGCCGCCCCGCCGATCCAGCTGCGGCTGATCCACGACGGCACCACGCTGATCTGTGAGGTCTCGGACGGCAGCGGCACCGCCCCGCATCTGCGCCGGGCCAAGACCTTAGACGAGGGCGGGCGCGGGCTGCTGCTGGTGGCCCAGCTGACCCAGCGGTGGGGCAGCAGGCACACGGAGGACGGCAAGACGATCTGGGCGGAGCTGACTTTGTCGGAGGAGTGA
- a CDS encoding sensor histidine kinase has protein sequence MANAFRSRFPDIDLTVVVYYSKVRDWDRRPDLARTQVRTVVDALGANLAETRTTIRDLTPPALQHDDLAAALRSLCARDGADVVRHSGDRGPGGAGDTDTPARVLFRTEGEPGELFPAGAAALLRVAQGLLANPREHARAGHVWVTLDHRDDARVTVEVRDDGRGFDVASAISPRPNDRGLGLIAGRERLGALGGSLTIRSAPGHGTLARATLPLNTLALAGSR, from the coding sequence ATGGCCAATGCCTTCCGCAGCCGCTTCCCGGACATCGACCTGACGGTCGTCGTGTACTACAGCAAGGTCCGCGACTGGGATCGCCGCCCGGACCTCGCCAGGACCCAGGTCCGCACGGTCGTGGACGCGCTCGGCGCCAACCTCGCCGAGACCCGCACCACCATCCGCGACCTCACCCCGCCCGCACTGCAGCACGACGACCTCGCGGCCGCGCTGCGCTCCCTGTGCGCCCGTGATGGCGCCGACGTCGTCCGGCACAGCGGCGATCGCGGTCCCGGCGGCGCCGGCGACACGGACACGCCCGCACGGGTGTTGTTCCGCACCGAGGGCGAACCCGGCGAACTGTTCCCGGCCGGCGCCGCCGCTCTGCTCCGCGTCGCCCAGGGCCTCCTGGCCAACCCCCGCGAACACGCCCGCGCCGGCCACGTCTGGGTCACTCTCGACCACCGCGACGACGCCAGGGTCACGGTGGAGGTACGCGACGACGGCAGGGGGTTCGACGTCGCGTCGGCGATCAGCCCGAGGCCGAACGACCGCGGCCTCGGGCTGATCGCCGGCCGGGAGCGCCTCGGCGCCCTCGGCGGATCGCTCACCATCCGCAGCGCACCCGGACACGGCACGCTCGCCCGCGCCACCCTGCCCCTGAACACGCTCGCCCTGGCGGGCTCCCGGTGA
- a CDS encoding fumarylacetoacetate hydrolase family protein, which yields MPEYRRILLDGAVVQVTVDGDELVAGDGRRVKTEEAHHLPPVVPSKVIAVHLNHRSRVDEFRIDLPDTPTYFHKPTSALNAHNGAIVRPEGCKWLNYEGEVAIVIGKTARNIAPDEAGEYIAGYTVANDYGLHDFRDTDAGSMLRVKGSDTLCPLGPGLVTDWDFHGKRLRTYVNGEVVQDGSTDEMKWDMHYLVADIARTITLHPGDVLLSGTPANSRPVQPGDVVEVEVEGLGRLTNRIVTGPTPVRTDVGAQPTESEEVLSTALGGDWEFRGVRAPRR from the coding sequence ATGCCCGAATACCGCCGCATCCTCCTCGACGGCGCGGTCGTCCAGGTCACCGTCGACGGGGACGAACTCGTCGCCGGGGACGGCCGCCGCGTGAAGACCGAGGAGGCGCACCACCTGCCGCCGGTCGTGCCGTCCAAGGTGATCGCGGTCCACCTCAACCACCGCAGCCGCGTCGACGAGTTCCGGATCGACCTCCCCGACACCCCGACCTACTTCCACAAGCCCACCTCCGCCCTCAACGCGCACAACGGGGCCATCGTGCGCCCCGAGGGCTGCAAGTGGCTCAACTACGAGGGTGAGGTGGCCATTGTCATCGGGAAGACGGCGCGGAACATCGCCCCGGACGAGGCGGGGGAGTACATCGCCGGCTACACGGTCGCCAACGACTACGGCCTGCACGACTTCCGCGACACCGACGCCGGCTCCATGCTCCGGGTCAAGGGCTCCGACACCCTCTGCCCGCTCGGCCCCGGCCTGGTCACCGACTGGGACTTCCACGGCAAGCGGCTGCGGACGTATGTCAACGGCGAGGTCGTCCAGGACGGTTCGACGGACGAGATGAAGTGGGACATGCACTACCTCGTCGCCGACATCGCCCGCACGATCACCCTGCACCCGGGCGACGTGCTGCTGTCCGGCACCCCCGCCAACTCCCGTCCCGTCCAGCCGGGTGACGTCGTCGAGGTGGAGGTCGAGGGCCTCGGCCGGCTCACCAACCGCATTGTCACCGGCCCGACCCCGGTCCGGACCGACGTGGGCGCCCAGCCCACCGAGTCCGAGGAGGTCCTGTCCACCGCGCTCGGCGGCGACTGGGAGTTCCGCGGCGTCAGGGCGCCGCGTCGCTGA